AGCCCCACCTACTTCGGCATTTTTAATGTAATGCTGAGCCTTGATCTGCGGGTGATCGAGATTCCGGTAAGTGCGGAGACCGGCCTCGACCTGGAGTATCTCGGGCATGTTATCGAAACAGAACCGATAAAAGTATGCCTCTTCGTAACCAATTTTAGTAACCCGATAGGCGTTTGTATGCCTAATGAACGGAAGCGCCTGTTGGTGCAGATGCTGGCTAAAAAACAGATCCCGCTGATTGAGGATGATATTTACGGCGAGATCTACTTTGGCAAAAGCCGCCCGCATACCTGTAAAAGTTATGACAAGGAGGGATTGGTGATCCTTTGCTCGTCGGTATCCAAATCCATAGCGCCGGGTTACCGGGTGGGCTGGTGTATTCCGGGGAGATTTAAGGAGCAGGTGCTGAACATTAAAATGATGCACTCCATTGCCTCGGCCACGCCCACGCAGGCTGCCATAGGCCACTTTTTCGAAACCGGGCGGTATGATCTGCACATGAGGCACCTACGTAAGGCATTGCATACGCAATGCTTAAGGTATACACAGGCTATTGCCCAATATTTTCCCGAAGGCACAAAAATAAGCCGCCCCGAAGGTGGTTATGCCCTTTGGGTTGAGTTGGATAAAAAGGTAAACGCATTCGAACTTTATCAGTTGGCCATTGAACAAAATATCAGCATAGCCCCTGGTCAAATTTTCAGTATCGACGGGCGTTTTACTAATTTTATCCGCATCAGCTTCGGTTTGGCTTTTGATGATGTGGTTGAAGAAAGCTTTAAAGTACTGGGCGGTTTGATTAAAACTATTATCTAACTGATAGAAGTTCTTATTTTAGTGATAACAGATATTGCTTTGAAATGACTATTTTTCGGTATATTAACACTTAACACCTTATTGCTTCGGGGCGGTGGCTGAATGTTTTATATCCTGTAACATTCTTTGTCATGAAAGTTAAATTATTGTTGTTTTGCTTAGTGCTTATAACCGGTAGCGTAAAAGCGCAGTCATCGGCTTCACTATTGCAGGAAATTCAGAAAAGTAAGGCCGATACCGGCCGGGTAAAGAAATTATTGGCTTTAGGTCGCCTAATCCTGCTCAAATCGGGAGCCGGACCTAAAGAGACCGACAGTGCTTATCGGTATATGCAGCAGGCCGATCTGCTTAGTATTAAACTAAATGATGTTAAAGGCCGCGCAAACGCCGCCCTGCTGGCCGCAATGATCAGCAACAAAAAAGGCGACCATAAAAACGGTGCGGCGCTTGCCCAAAAAGGTTTCGATTTTTTTAAAAGTATTAATGATAAACCCGGTATGGCCGAGGCTTATATCATTATCGGCCAGCATTATGAAAATGCCGGAGACGATATCGATAAAAAAATAGCTTACTATCAACAAGCAGTTGACATTTTTAAACAGGTTGGTTTAAAGGAAAGGGAAGCCAACACCACTGTTGGCATAGCCGAACTGCAAACCATGCAGGGAAAATATGAGATAGCGGTTAAAAACTTACAAGTTGCACTTGCCATCTACCAATCCATCGGCTTTAAAAACCTGGAGCAATTATATGATTTGATGGGCACCTCGCTTGTTTACTTAGGCCATATTGATGAAGCATTGAAATACGAGCTAATGGCTGTCAGGCTGATGGAGGCCAAAGGCGATCAAAGTTCATTGATGTGCACGGTGTACAACCGTTTCGCGGTATGCTATTATAGCCTGCACCGGTGGGATCAGGCCCTTATTTATTATGGCAAGGCGCTTAAAATCGCCCGTAAATACAAGGATTCAATTTCGATGGCTGTTATTATCGGCAACGAGGTGTTATCGTATTATCGCCTTAATCAGCCGGAGAAAGCCCTGGGCAAACTTATGGAATTGAAACCGATGCTGTACCTTTTTACCGATCCGCAGGATCAGATAGAGCGTTACTACTATTATTGCCTCGTTTATACCCGGCTCAGGCAGTTTAAAATGGCCAAGGTGTACCTCGATAAAATGGAGGTGCTGAAAAAGGATGCCGGTCCGCAAATTACCGAGATACAAC
The sequence above is a segment of the Mucilaginibacter celer genome. Coding sequences within it:
- a CDS encoding PLP-dependent aminotransferase family protein, producing the protein MESPATTTDNDFLYAQIAARIEKQIKQNLLKPGDKLPSVRMLSQEQGISLSTAYKAYVELENMGLIEARTKSGYYVKYLPARFASVPETKLPVKKAGDASVAEMIAMVYRHMSEDSVLQLSRSSPPLSLIPLAKLSKSMLESIRNSPSGNITYENLQGNMALRKQVAKNAFNWGGNITEDDVVTTQGCLEALIFCLRALTKPGDTIAIESPTYFGIFNVMLSLDLRVIEIPVSAETGLDLEYLGHVIETEPIKVCLFVTNFSNPIGVCMPNERKRLLVQMLAKKQIPLIEDDIYGEIYFGKSRPHTCKSYDKEGLVILCSSVSKSIAPGYRVGWCIPGRFKEQVLNIKMMHSIASATPTQAAIGHFFETGRYDLHMRHLRKALHTQCLRYTQAIAQYFPEGTKISRPEGGYALWVELDKKVNAFELYQLAIEQNISIAPGQIFSIDGRFTNFIRISFGLAFDDVVEESFKVLGGLIKTII